In the Nocardioides panaciterrulae genome, CCCCACCAGGCGGGCGACGACCAGGGCCACGTAGAACACCCCCGCGACCTGTTCGACCATCACGAACGAGCGGGCGTGCGCCAGCACCGGCGTGACGTCGGAGAGGCCCACGCTCGTCAGCGTCGTGAAGGAGAGGAACAGCAGCTCGAACCACGACCTGTTCCCGGAGCCGTCGACGCCCGCGAAGGACCCCGGCCAGACCACCTGGACCGCGGCGTACACGTAGGCGAAGCCCCAGGCGACCACGGTGAACGCGGCGCCGGTGGCGAACAGCTCGTCGCGCGTGACTCGCTGGTCGTGGAAGAGGTAGCGGATCATCCCGTAGGACACGTAGAAGTAGAACGGCGCGTGCAGCAGCGCGTTCACCAGCACCAGCGGGCCGTCCTGGGGATGGGTCGCCTCGAGCACGGTGGTGACCGTGGCCGGGAGTCCGAGCAGCAGTGCGACCCACGACAACGCCGGCGTCCGACGTACCGCCCAGAGGGCGAGCAGCACCACAAGCGTCCCCACCACACCGATGAAGGCCCGCCCGACGGGGGAGCCCTCGAGGAACGGGTAGGCCAGCAGGGCGACCAGCTGGGCGACGAGCAGCAGGGCGGAGGGATGCCGCGCCGCGACCCGTACCCGCTGTCGGACACTCTCGACCACTCAGTCCTCCGGCTGGTCCCGGGACTCGCGCTGCTCGAGCTCGCGGATCTCCTTCTCCTGCTGCTTGAGGAGCTTGCGCTTGTTGTTCTCGACCATGTCACGGCGGTTGACCAGGACGCGCAGCACGTTGAGGAACGTGAAGACGAGGACGAAGCCCGGCCAGAAGAAGCCGGCGCCGGTCAGGGCCCAGATCACCACGCACACCAGGCTCGGCCCGACGAACTCCAGGAACGCCTCACGCCGGTCGGAGCGGTACTTCTCGGCCGCGCGTCGCTCGAGCTCGTCGCGCGGCATCGGCACGAGGCCGGCCGAGGCCGGGCCCGGTTCGGGGACGAGGTCTCGCACCAGCGCCGGCAGCTCCCCGAGGGTGCGGGCGGCATCGGCCGATGCCGACCGGGTGTCCAGCTCCTCGCGGTCCAGCCGGCCGTCGGCGTACGCCTCGGTCAACACCTCCTGCACCACGGCGCGATCGGCGTCGGACGCACGCAGCCCGGCGTTGCCGGGCTGACGAGGATCGTGCCTGAACGACGACCAGACATCTGCTTCCACGTCGGGCATCCTAGGGTCATGGCGCACCGCGCCGAGGACGAGTGAGCGGGGTTCGCGTGGATGTCGCGCTGATGCAGGAACACTGCCTGGCCAAGCCCGGAGCCTGGGCGGACAACCCCTGGGACCACGAGCATCCGGTGATCAAGGTCGGGCCGGAGGGCGCCGCGAAGATCTTCGCGTTCCTCGGCACCGACGGGGTCGGGGTGAAGGCCGGCGCCACCCGTGAGGTCGCCGACGAGTGGCTGCACCGCTATCCCGGCGCCGCGAGCGTGATGGCCTACATCGGCCGCTCCGGCTGGAACGACCTGTCGTTCGGGGGCGAGATCCCGGACGACGAGCTGCTCGAGGCGGTCGACGAGTCCTACCGCCTGGTGGTCGAGAAGCTGCCCCGCAAGCACCGACCGGACGGCTGGGACGCTTGAGCCGGAGCCCGGCACCGGGAAGGATCACGCCTGTGGCGCACCAGACCGACCTCCTCGTGATCGGCGCGGGCCCGACGGGGCTCTTCGCGACCTACTACGCCGGCTTCCGCGGCCTGCGGGTGGCGGTCGTCGACTCGCTGCCCGAGCTCGGCGGCCAGATCACGGCGATGTACCCCGAGAAGCAGATCCTCGACGTGG is a window encoding:
- a CDS encoding ion channel — its product is MVESVRQRVRVAARHPSALLLVAQLVALLAYPFLEGSPVGRAFIGVVGTLVVLLALWAVRRTPALSWVALLLGLPATVTTVLEATHPQDGPLVLVNALLHAPFYFYVSYGMIRYLFHDQRVTRDELFATGAAFTVVAWGFAYVYAAVQVVWPGSFAGVDGSGNRSWFELLFLSFTTLTSVGLSDVTPVLAHARSFVMVEQVAGVFYVALVVARLVGLTVTRASR
- a CDS encoding DUF1707 domain-containing protein codes for the protein MEADVWSSFRHDPRQPGNAGLRASDADRAVVQEVLTEAYADGRLDREELDTRSASADAARTLGELPALVRDLVPEPGPASAGLVPMPRDELERRAAEKYRSDRREAFLEFVGPSLVCVVIWALTGAGFFWPGFVLVFTFLNVLRVLVNRRDMVENNKRKLLKQQEKEIRELEQRESRDQPED
- a CDS encoding MmcQ/YjbR family DNA-binding protein codes for the protein MDVALMQEHCLAKPGAWADNPWDHEHPVIKVGPEGAAKIFAFLGTDGVGVKAGATREVADEWLHRYPGAASVMAYIGRSGWNDLSFGGEIPDDELLEAVDESYRLVVEKLPRKHRPDGWDA